The following coding sequences are from one Aliarcobacter skirrowii CCUG 10374 window:
- a CDS encoding DUF3820 family protein has product MESIIEYLKVIVPIIIILAVILKIISWNNKYLMTHINFGKYKGKKWSEVPNDYLLWIINNHSNNEYRKRAKEEIEKNGELKVVEKNQSNESIGKIYDQDGNISTDEEMNEQLRQAIREYHNNVSSDDSHQKHLEKIKQSKNTTIIEPEGIYFKGEFIANEEVEEMEKKRKN; this is encoded by the coding sequence ATGGAATCAATAATTGAATATTTGAAAGTTATAGTACCTATTATAATTATCTTAGCTGTTATTTTAAAAATTATCTCTTGGAATAATAAATATCTTATGACTCACATAAATTTTGGGAAATATAAAGGTAAAAAATGGAGTGAAGTACCAAATGATTATCTTCTTTGGATTATAAATAATCATTCAAATAATGAATATAGAAAAAGAGCAAAAGAAGAAATTGAAAAGAATGGAGAGCTAAAAGTTGTTGAAAAAAATCAATCAAATGAATCTATTGGTAAAATATATGACCAAGATGGAAATATTTCAACTGATGAAGAGATGAATGAACAACTAAGACAAGCAATAAGAGAATATCATAATAATGTATCATCAGATGATTCTCATCAAAAACATTTAGAAAAAATAAAACAAAGTAAAAATACAACTATAATTGAACCAGAAGGAATATATTTTAAAGGTGAATTTATTGCTAATGAAGAAGTAGAAGAAATGGAAAAAAAGAGAAAAAATTAA
- a CDS encoding helix-turn-helix domain-containing protein — protein MNEKLLTKEELAVRLNISAYDVDKLRKDKQMPFTKIGRAYRYDLEKVLNFIKTLSSTNEGKEK, from the coding sequence ATGAATGAAAAATTACTAACTAAAGAAGAGTTAGCTGTGAGGCTAAATATCTCTGCTTATGATGTAGATAAATTAAGAAAAGACAAACAAATGCCTTTTACAAAAATAGGAAGAGCATATAGATATGACTTAGAAAAAGTCCTAAATTTTATAAAAACACTATCTTCAACTAATGAAGGAAAAGAGAAATAA
- the ssb gene encoding single-stranded DNA-binding protein, which translates to MNKIILIGNLTRDLELKYSKDGLAIANSSLAINEFRGTEKEKTIFIDISFFGKTAENANRYLHKGSRIAIVGKLDFQSWVAQDGTNKNKHSIIVEDVTYLDKKESIDEGENNE; encoded by the coding sequence TTGAACAAAATTATTTTAATAGGAAATCTTACAAGAGATTTAGAGTTGAAATACTCAAAAGATGGTTTGGCAATTGCCAATAGTTCATTAGCTATAAATGAATTTAGAGGAACTGAAAAAGAAAAAACCATTTTTATAGATATTTCATTTTTTGGAAAAACAGCAGAAAATGCAAACAGATACTTACATAAAGGTAGCCGTATTGCAATTGTTGGAAAATTGGATTTTCAATCTTGGGTTGCTCAAGATGGTACTAATAAAAACAAACATTCAATTATTGTTGAAGATGTTACATATTTAGACAAAAAAGAGTCTATAGATGAAGGAGAAAACAATGAATAA
- a CDS encoding AAA family ATPase has protein sequence MKIKIKNFRSFKDMDYIDIKPITILIGRNSSGKSSFLRTFPMLKQSFEEKTRSPILLYGNYIDFGTYEDIKPNFNKGDNNDNYELGFVFDKNIFDEVKKYSYRADYSNRNNFIYKKNELFDIKLNIVFEQDKKDLLSIKQMQYGLGNNNIILEINHSENKLGKLIINNEEIINIKDNIKFFDRDDFVFDFYKYNNEHRIGFEKIITEKIRDFIIKITNKYNIHNRDILKKKSNFEEMISKFLGDINPEELRQIIEKIDKEKLGELIDSEKKNTLENIISKVQSIKIIDDEEILRILNEEVFKVSKITFIKDTKDFHELKNLIVLYNFIDKFILPISIYFKQTFLNVKYIAPLRATAERYYRIQHLSVKEVDQNGTNLPSFLDSLSEKQIKEFQDWTKKNFDFFVTISKLGGHYSIKVSLVDGIEINLSDMGFGYSQILPVLTQLWYSSTRHDINRRIGLNNIQKIIVIEQPELHLHPEFQGKFTNMLAQVLKYSKKNNIDLRIIIETHSDVIINTLGDLIIEEDINHDQINIVIFDKKSEEQPTNIRLANYNEEGNLVNWPLGFFQPSL, from the coding sequence ATGAAAATAAAAATTAAGAATTTTAGAAGCTTTAAAGATATGGATTATATTGATATAAAACCTATAACTATACTTATTGGTAGGAATAGTTCAGGGAAAAGTTCTTTTTTAAGAACATTTCCAATGTTAAAACAGAGTTTTGAAGAAAAAACTAGAAGTCCAATTTTACTTTACGGTAATTATATAGATTTTGGAACATATGAAGATATAAAACCAAATTTTAATAAAGGAGATAATAATGATAATTATGAATTAGGGTTTGTATTTGATAAGAATATTTTTGATGAAGTTAAAAAATATTCTTATAGAGCAGATTATAGCAATAGAAATAATTTTATATATAAAAAAAATGAACTTTTTGATATAAAGCTTAATATTGTTTTTGAACAAGATAAAAAAGATTTATTGTCTATAAAGCAGATGCAATATGGACTTGGAAATAATAATATAATTTTAGAAATTAATCATTCTGAAAATAAATTAGGTAAATTAATTATTAATAATGAAGAAATCATTAATATAAAAGATAATATTAAATTTTTTGATAGAGATGATTTTGTATTTGATTTTTATAAATATAATAATGAACATAGAATCGGATTTGAAAAAATTATTACAGAAAAAATTAGAGATTTTATAATAAAAATAACTAATAAATATAATATTCATAATAGAGATATTTTAAAGAAAAAATCAAATTTTGAAGAAATGATATCAAAATTTCTTGGAGACATTAATCCTGAAGAACTTAGGCAAATTATTGAAAAAATTGATAAAGAAAAATTAGGTGAATTAATTGATTCGGAAAAGAAAAATACATTAGAAAATATAATATCAAAAGTACAATCTATAAAAATTATTGATGATGAAGAAATTTTAAGAATATTAAATGAAGAAGTTTTTAAAGTATCAAAAATAACTTTTATAAAAGATACAAAAGATTTCCATGAATTAAAGAATTTAATAGTTTTATATAATTTTATAGATAAATTTATTTTACCTATTTCAATTTATTTTAAACAAACATTTTTAAATGTTAAGTATATAGCTCCATTAAGAGCAACAGCAGAAAGATATTATAGGATACAACATTTATCAGTAAAAGAGGTTGATCAAAATGGGACTAATCTACCATCTTTTTTAGATAGTTTAAGTGAAAAACAAATAAAAGAATTTCAAGATTGGACAAAAAAGAATTTTGATTTTTTTGTGACTATTTCTAAACTAGGAGGACATTATTCTATCAAAGTGTCTCTTGTTGATGGAATAGAAATAAATTTATCTGATATGGGATTTGGATATTCACAAATTTTACCAGTTCTTACCCAATTATGGTATTCATCTACAAGGCATGACATTAATAGAAGAATAGGATTGAATAATATACAAAAAATTATTGTAATTGAACAACCAGAATTACATTTACACCCAGAATTCCAGGGAAAATTTACAAATATGTTAGCTCAAGTTTTAAAATATTCAAAAAAGAATAATATAGATTTAAGAATTATTATTGAAACACATAGTGATGTTATAATAAATACTTTAGGAGATTTAATTATAGAAGAAGATATAAATCATGATCAAATAAATATAGTAATTTTTGATAAAAAATCCGAAGAACAACCAACTAACATAAGACTAGCAAATTATAATGAAGAAGGAAATCTTGTAAATTGGCCTTTAGGTTTCTTTCAACCTTCTTTATGA
- a CDS encoding helix-turn-helix domain-containing protein codes for MPIQEDINYYIEEINKLGFGDKLNLSVAETSKILGISRSHLHSLIQKNIGLDYLELGNKILFPKRSIAEFFVNKKTKSNIRRKN; via the coding sequence TTGCCAATACAAGAAGATATAAATTATTACATAGAAGAAATTAACAAGCTAGGCTTTGGAGATAAACTAAATCTTAGTGTTGCAGAAACTTCTAAAATTTTAGGAATAAGCAGAAGTCATTTACACTCTCTTATTCAAAAAAATATAGGTTTAGATTATTTAGAGTTAGGAAATAAAATTTTATTTCCTAAAAGATCAATTGCAGAATTTTTTGTCAATAAAAAGACTAAATCAAATATAAGGAGAAAAAATTGA
- a CDS encoding helix-turn-helix domain-containing protein, with product MKIIIRDLIDRLKDSLDIKNDSDVAKMLNMAQNTLSGLIKRNSLQFETFEIVHQIILENQLSTNWILFGIKEDNLSNKSIINYEKELTDNIKKLTPKRQEYYYYKIKADLIEDELAK from the coding sequence ATGAAGATAATTATTAGAGATTTAATTGATAGGCTAAAAGATAGTCTTGACATAAAGAATGATTCAGATGTAGCAAAAATGCTTAACATGGCACAAAATACACTTAGTGGTTTAATTAAAAGAAATAGCTTACAATTTGAAACATTTGAAATAGTGCATCAAATAATATTAGAAAATCAATTATCTACTAATTGGATATTATTTGGAATTAAAGAAGATAATTTATCTAACAAATCGATAATTAACTATGAAAAAGAATTAACTGATAATATTAAAAAATTGACACCGAAAAGACAAGAATACTACTATTATAAAATCAAAGCTGATTTAATAGAGGATGAATTAGCTAAATAA
- a CDS encoding dsDNA nuclease domain-containing protein has translation MAKNKYSNSGVEGSSGYEFQKHCALYILLEQYNDIKDSKYFICLEHYEDFLFVYMNKDEIINKIETYQAKKSTKKWTIRNKDFEEIIIKILNVGMDLRTDDIEKCDSYFHNLHFISNREIDILKEVANERRKLISYSELKEEAKKKIKSFIENKHIEELECLKFKYIPLSTDANGQKNQLVGKFIEVFNDKVISPQSAVETILSLFRKIELTFNQNNNVSINDKSKRIDNNQINEVLNIINTKQKAFNLWRSKKDDIVSAMNIPYNEQEEFSRSFNNSFDLFKDLKQVEHIKIYKFVENEVPNLHFFHDYEGLKILLDNFIDKENTTLTPVQLKATIYAAFVELFVKE, from the coding sequence GTGGCTAAGAATAAATATTCAAATAGTGGAGTTGAAGGCTCTAGTGGATATGAATTTCAGAAACATTGTGCTTTATATATTTTATTAGAACAGTATAATGATATAAAAGATTCTAAATATTTTATATGTTTAGAGCATTATGAAGATTTTTTATTTGTTTATATGAATAAAGATGAAATAATTAATAAAATTGAAACCTATCAAGCAAAAAAATCAACTAAAAAATGGACTATAAGAAATAAAGATTTTGAAGAAATAATTATAAAAATACTTAATGTAGGAATGGATTTGAGAACAGATGATATTGAAAAATGTGATTCATATTTTCATAATTTACATTTTATTTCAAATCGAGAAATAGATATTTTAAAAGAAGTAGCTAATGAAAGAAGAAAATTAATAAGTTATTCTGAATTAAAAGAAGAAGCCAAAAAAAAGATTAAAAGTTTTATTGAAAATAAACACATAGAAGAGTTAGAGTGTTTAAAATTTAAATATATTCCATTAAGTACTGATGCTAATGGACAAAAAAATCAATTAGTTGGTAAATTTATAGAAGTTTTTAATGATAAAGTAATATCACCACAATCAGCAGTAGAAACTATTTTAAGTTTATTTAGAAAGATAGAGTTAACTTTCAATCAAAATAATAATGTATCAATAAATGATAAAAGCAAGAGAATAGATAATAATCAAATAAATGAAGTTTTAAATATAATTAACACAAAGCAAAAAGCATTTAATTTATGGAGAAGTAAAAAAGATGACATAGTAAGTGCAATGAATATTCCATATAATGAGCAAGAAGAATTTTCACGTTCTTTTAACAATAGTTTTGATTTATTCAAAGATTTAAAACAAGTTGAACATATTAAAATATATAAATTTGTCGAAAATGAGGTACCAAATCTACATTTTTTTCATGATTATGAAGGATTAAAAATTCTTTTAGATAATTTTATTGATAAGGAAAATACTACATTAACACCTGTTCAATTGAAAGCAACAATATATGCAGCTTTTGTTGAACTATTTGTAAAGGAATAA